Proteins from a single region of Macrotis lagotis isolate mMagLag1 chromosome 2, bilby.v1.9.chrom.fasta, whole genome shotgun sequence:
- the LRRN2 gene encoding leucine-rich repeat neuronal protein 2: protein MWLLLVYLLLAWVAGAAAAVPVVPWRVPCPPQCACQIRPWYTPRSVYREATTVDCNDLFLSSVPPGLPSGTQTLLLQSNNIARVEQSELDYLANLTELDLSQNSFSDAHDFGLRALPQLLSLHLEENQLTQLEDNSFVGLANLQELYLNHNQLRRISPGAFTGLGNLLRLHLNSNLLQAVDSRWFQVLPSLEVLMIGGNKVDAILDMNFRPLANLRSLVLAGMNLQEISDYALEGLRSLESLSFYDNKLARVPKRALEHVPGLKFLDLNKNPLQRVGPGDFTNMLHLKELGLNNMEELVSIDKFALVNLPELTKLDITNNPRLSFVHPRAFRHLPQMETLMLNNNALSALHQQTVESLPNLQEIGLHGNPIRCDCVIRWANATATHVRFIEPQSTLCAEPPDLQHYPVRDVAFREMTNHCLPLISPRSFPPSLQVASGRDLALHCRALAEPEPEIYWVTPAGVRLTAARAGGRYRVYPEGTLEIREVTEGEAGLYTCVAQNLVGADTKSVSLAVGSSLTEGNNQDRELELRVQEVYPYHILLHWDPLPNTVSTNLTWSSSSSLRGPGTTALARLPGGTHSYNITRLLQATEYWACLQLAFADAHSQVACIWARTKEASPHHGALGSHLGVLAALGLTGLLLAAGLAIHCGLCPAKPRGRVGEKPLLPSWVPWGRSTPSCRVVSPPFVKYWNPGRKPTKIAEGEMVSPGILLDS, encoded by the coding sequence ATGTGGCTCCTTCTGGTTTACCTGTTACTGGCCTGGGTGGCAGGGGCTGCTGCTGCTGTGCCTGTGGTTCCCTGGAGGGTACCATGCCCTCCGCAGTGCGCCTGCCAGATCCGACCCTGGTACACACCCCGCTCGGTGTACCGGGAGGCTACCACAGTGGATTGCAATGACCTGTTCTTGTCCTCTGTGCCCCCAGGACTCCCTAGTGGCACCCAGACCCTACTTCTACAGAGTAACAACATTGCTCGGGTGGAGCAGAGTGAACTGGACTACCTGGCCAACCTGACGGAGCTTGACTTGTCCCAAAACAGCTTCTCCGATGCCCATGACTTTGGCCTTCGGGCCCTGCCCCAGCTACTGAGCCTTCACCTGGAGGAGAACCAGTTGACCCAGCTAGAGGACAACAGCTTTGTGGGGCTAGCAAACCTTCAAGAGCTCTATCTCAACCACAACCAGCTTCGCAGAATCTCCCCAGGGGCCTTCACTGGCCTGGGCAACCTCCTCCGGCTGCACCTTAACTCCAACCTGCTACAGGCTGTGGACAGTCGATGGTTCCAGGTTCTTCCAAGCCTAGAGGTCCTCATGATAGGGGGCAACAAGGTGGATGCTATCTTGGACATGAATTTTCGGCCTCTGGCCAACCTGCGCAGCCTGGTGCTGGCAGGCATGAACCTGCAGGAGATCTCCGACTATGCTCTGGAGGGTCTACGGAGCCTAGAGAGCCTCTCTTTTTATGACAACAAACTGGCCCGGGTGCCTAAAAGGGCCCTGGAGCATGTGCCCGGGCTCAAGTTCCTGGACCTGAACAAGAACCCGCTGCAGAGGGTGGGGCCTGGGGACTTCACCAACATGTTGCACCTCAAAGAGCTGGGCTTGAACAACATGGAGGAGCTGGTCTCCATAGACAAGTTTGCCCTGGTCAACCTTCCAGAGCTGACCAAGCTGGACATCACCAACAATCCCCGGCTTTCCTTTGTCCACCCCCGCGCCTTCCGCCACCTGCCCCAGATGGAGACCCTCATGCTCAACAACAATGCCCTCAGTGCCTTGCACCAACAGACGGTGGAGTCGCTGCCCAACCTACAGGAAATCGGGCTCCACGGCAACCCCATCCGCTGTGACTGTGTCATCCGCTGGGCCAACGCCACGGCCACTCACGTCCGCTTCATTGAACCACAATCCACACTGTGTGCCGAGCCACCCGACCTCCAGCACTACCCTGTCCGGGATGTGGCCTTCCGGGAGATGACCAACCATTGCCTGCCCCTCATCTCTCCCAGGAGCTTTCCCCCAAGCCTTCAGGTGGCCAGTGGAAGGGACCTGGCCCTACACTGCCGGGCTCTGGCTGAGCCCGAACCTGAGATCTACTGGGTGACTCCAGCGGGGGTCCGGCTGACTGCTGCCAGGGCAGGCGGAAGGTACCGGGTATACCCAGAGGGAACATTAGAGATCCGAGAAGTGACCGAAGGGGAGGCTGGGCTCTATACCTGTGTGGCCCAAAACCTGGTGGGGGCTGACACCAAGTCAGTTAGCCTGGCTGTTGGCAGCTCCCTCACTGAAGGCAATAACCAGGACCGAGAACTGGAACTGAGAGTTCAGGAAGTCTACCCATATCACATCCTGCTGCACTGGGACCCCCTCCCCAATACTGTCTCCACCAACCTCACCTGGTCTAGCTCCTCTTCCCTACGAGGGCCAGGAACCACCGCCCTTGCCCGCCTGCCTGGAGGAACCCACAGTTACAATATCACCCGCCTCCTCCAAGCCACCGAGTACTGGGCCTGCCTGCAGTTGGCCTTTGCTGATGCCCACTCCCAGGTGGCCTGCATCTGGGCTAGGACTAAGGAAGCCAGCCCCCACCATGGGGCCCTGGGGAGCCATCTAGGGGTTCTTGCTGCCTTGGGGCTCACCGGCCTATTGCTAGCTGCTGGACTGGCCATTCACTGTGGCCTTTGCCCTGCTAAACCACGTGGGCGGGTGGGAGAGAAACCTCTGCTTCCCTCCTGGGTTCCTTGGGGTCGGAGCACCCCTTCCTGCAGAGTAGTATCACCCCCCTTTGTCAAGTATTGGAATCCAGGGAGGAAGCCCACAAAAATTGCAGAAGGGGAGATGGTTTCACCAGGAATACTCCTTGATTCCTGA